Proteins from a single region of Streptomyces sp. HUAS 15-9:
- the acs gene encoding acetate--CoA ligase produces the protein MSNESLANLLKEERRFAPPAELAAHANVTAEAYEQAKADRLGFWAEQARRLTWATEPTETLDWSNPPFAKWFKDGRLNVAYNCVDRHVEAGLGDRVAIHFEGEPGDSRAITYTELKDEVSRAANALLELGVQAGDRVAIYMPMIPETAIAMLACARIGATHSVVFGGFSADALATRIQDADAKLVITADGGYRRGKPSALKPAVDDAIDRVDNVEHVLVVRRTGQDVAWTDGRDVWWHELVEGQSAEHTPQAFEAEHPLFILYTSGTTGKPKGILHTSGGYLTQVAYTHDAVFDLKPETDVYWCTADVGWVTGHSYIVYGPLANGATQVMYEGTPDTPHQGRFWEIIQKYGVSILYTAPTAIRTFMKWGDDIPAKFDLSSLRVLGSVGEPINPEAWIWYRKHIGADKTPIVDTWWQTETGAMMISPLPGVTETKPGSAQRPLPGILATVVDDEANEVPNGGGGYLVLTEPWPAMLRTIWGDDQRFLDTYWSRFEGKYFAGDGAKKDDDGDIWLLGRVDDVMLVSGHNISTTEVESALVSHPAVAEAAVVGATDETTGQAIVAFVILRGSASEDDTLMGTLRDHVGATLGPIAKPRRILPVAELPKTRSGKIMRRLLRDVAENRQLGDVTTLTDSTVMDLIQAKLPAAPSED, from the coding sequence GTGAGCAACGAAAGCCTGGCCAACCTGCTCAAGGAGGAGCGCAGGTTCGCGCCGCCCGCCGAACTGGCCGCGCACGCCAATGTCACGGCGGAGGCGTATGAACAGGCCAAGGCTGACAGGCTCGGCTTCTGGGCCGAGCAGGCCCGCCGGCTGACCTGGGCCACCGAGCCGACCGAGACACTGGACTGGTCGAACCCGCCGTTCGCGAAGTGGTTCAAGGACGGCCGGCTCAACGTCGCCTACAACTGCGTGGACCGGCACGTGGAGGCCGGCCTGGGCGACCGGGTCGCAATCCACTTCGAGGGCGAGCCCGGCGACAGCCGCGCGATCACCTACACCGAGCTGAAGGACGAGGTCTCCCGCGCCGCGAACGCGCTGCTGGAGCTCGGCGTCCAGGCCGGCGACCGGGTCGCGATCTACATGCCGATGATCCCGGAGACGGCGATCGCGATGCTCGCCTGCGCCCGGATCGGCGCCACCCACTCCGTGGTCTTCGGCGGCTTCTCCGCGGACGCGCTCGCCACCCGTATCCAGGACGCCGACGCCAAGCTCGTCATCACCGCGGACGGCGGCTACCGGCGCGGCAAGCCGTCCGCGCTCAAGCCCGCCGTCGACGACGCCATCGACCGGGTCGACAACGTCGAGCACGTCCTCGTCGTGCGCCGTACCGGCCAGGACGTCGCCTGGACCGACGGCCGGGACGTGTGGTGGCACGAGCTCGTCGAGGGGCAGTCCGCCGAGCACACCCCGCAGGCGTTCGAGGCGGAGCACCCGCTGTTCATCCTCTACACCTCCGGCACCACGGGGAAGCCGAAGGGCATCCTGCACACCTCCGGCGGCTACCTCACCCAGGTCGCCTACACCCACGACGCGGTCTTCGACCTCAAGCCGGAGACGGACGTGTACTGGTGCACGGCCGACGTCGGCTGGGTGACCGGGCACTCGTACATCGTGTACGGACCGCTGGCCAACGGCGCCACCCAGGTGATGTACGAGGGCACCCCCGACACCCCGCACCAGGGCCGGTTCTGGGAGATCATCCAGAAGTACGGGGTCAGCATCCTCTACACGGCGCCGACCGCGATCCGCACGTTCATGAAGTGGGGCGACGACATCCCCGCCAAATTCGACCTCAGCAGTCTGCGGGTGCTGGGCTCGGTGGGCGAGCCGATCAACCCCGAGGCGTGGATCTGGTACCGCAAGCACATCGGCGCCGACAAGACCCCGATCGTCGACACCTGGTGGCAGACCGAGACCGGCGCGATGATGATCTCCCCGCTGCCCGGCGTCACCGAGACCAAGCCCGGCTCCGCCCAGCGGCCGCTGCCCGGCATCTTGGCGACCGTGGTCGACGACGAGGCGAACGAGGTGCCCAACGGAGGCGGCGGCTACCTGGTGCTGACCGAGCCGTGGCCGGCCATGCTGCGCACCATCTGGGGCGACGACCAGCGCTTCCTCGACACCTACTGGTCGCGTTTCGAGGGCAAGTACTTCGCCGGTGACGGGGCGAAGAAGGACGACGACGGCGACATCTGGCTGCTGGGCCGGGTCGACGACGTCATGCTCGTCTCCGGCCACAACATCTCCACCACCGAGGTCGAGTCCGCGCTCGTCTCCCACCCCGCGGTCGCCGAGGCCGCGGTCGTGGGCGCCACCGACGAGACGACCGGGCAGGCCATCGTCGCCTTCGTGATCCTGCGCGGCAGCGCCTCCGAGGACGACACGCTGATGGGCACGCTGCGCGACCACGTCGGCGCGACCCTCGGTCCGATCGCCAAGCCCAGGCGCATCCTGCCCGTCGCGGAGCTGCCCAAGACCCGCTCCGGCAAGATCATGCGCCGGCTGCTGCGCGACGTCGCCGAGAACCGCCAGCTGGGAGACGTCACCACGCTGACCGACTCCACGGTCATGGACCTGATCCAGGCCAAGCTGCCCGCCGCGCCCAGCGAGGACTGA
- a CDS encoding bifunctional SulP family inorganic anion transporter/carbonic anhydrase codes for MSVCAPTPPQALGLARSAGIRTADPTRTKHPHQPHSPPPAPPRRFHLAGADLSASTAVFLIALPLSLGIALATGAPLQAGLVAAAVGGLVAGRLGGCPLQVSGPAAGLTVVTADLIHRYGWRTTCGITVLAGLAQLALGCLRVARGALAVSPAVVHGMLAGIGVTIAVAQLHIVLGGTPQSSVLDNILALPAQLAALQPAAVSMSALTLTLLLVWPRLPGRPGRLLRKIPAALVAVAAATTTASLAALTLPKVDLPSWHSHALAGLPEGPVLGIAAAVFTTTLVCSVQSLLGAVAVDKLVARRPGPRAHVGRSDLDRELLGQGAANCVSGALGGLPVAGVAVRSSANVRSGAVSRNSTMLHGVLVVVAALLMVPVLDLIPLASLAALVMAVGIQMVSLHHIRAVTRHREVLVYAATTLGVVFLGVLEGVTLGVAVAVALALHRLARTRITHEEKEGVHHVHVRGQLTFLAVPRLSRTLHLVPQGTHAVVELDGSFMDHAAYESLQDWQNAHTAQGGTAELTGRRTGLRTAEPTASAGCRCRPWTPWRNHQCDMPSGGGPSGGAGRRPDTDGTDRPEGPAQPRDDTDAEATFGDGSGSGSVTSTSVSGASTSASGSASNTGSDVTSSAHELARGISAFQRNTAPLVRHELARLAREGQRPSQLFLACADSRLVTSMITSSGPGDLFVVRNVGNLVPLPGEESGDDSVGAAIEYAVDVLNVRSITVCGHSGCGAMQALLNSEPGGEPTPLKRWLRHGLPSLERLADDSRPPWARLAGRAAADAVEQLCLTNVVQQLEHLRAHDSVARALADGALELHGMYFHVGEAQAYLLGGAVGDEAVFEHVTGAEELPSPA; via the coding sequence ATGTCAGTCTGCGCACCCACCCCGCCCCAGGCCCTCGGCCTCGCCCGATCGGCCGGAATCCGCACCGCCGACCCGACCCGGACCAAGCACCCCCACCAACCGCACAGCCCGCCGCCGGCTCCGCCCCGCCGCTTCCACCTCGCGGGCGCCGACCTGTCGGCATCGACCGCGGTCTTCCTGATCGCCCTGCCCCTGTCACTGGGCATCGCCCTCGCCACCGGCGCCCCGCTCCAGGCGGGACTCGTCGCCGCCGCCGTCGGCGGACTCGTCGCCGGGCGGCTCGGTGGCTGCCCGCTCCAGGTGAGCGGCCCCGCCGCCGGACTCACCGTCGTCACCGCCGATCTGATCCACCGTTACGGCTGGCGGACGACATGCGGCATCACCGTCCTCGCCGGTCTCGCCCAACTCGCCCTCGGCTGCCTGCGTGTGGCCCGCGGCGCCCTCGCCGTCAGCCCGGCCGTCGTGCACGGCATGCTCGCCGGCATCGGCGTCACCATCGCCGTCGCCCAGCTGCACATCGTCCTCGGCGGTACTCCGCAGAGCTCCGTCCTCGACAACATCCTCGCGCTGCCCGCCCAGTTGGCGGCCCTGCAACCCGCCGCCGTGTCGATGAGCGCACTGACCCTGACCCTGCTGCTCGTCTGGCCACGGCTGCCCGGCCGTCCCGGCCGCCTGCTGCGCAAGATCCCGGCCGCCCTCGTCGCCGTCGCCGCCGCCACCACGACCGCCTCGCTCGCCGCGCTCACCCTGCCCAAGGTCGACCTGCCGTCCTGGCACAGCCACGCCCTGGCGGGACTGCCCGAGGGCCCGGTACTCGGCATCGCCGCCGCCGTGTTCACCACCACGTTGGTGTGCAGCGTGCAGTCACTGCTCGGCGCGGTCGCCGTGGACAAGCTGGTCGCCCGCCGCCCCGGACCGCGGGCCCATGTCGGACGCTCCGACCTGGACCGGGAGCTGCTCGGGCAGGGCGCCGCCAACTGCGTCTCCGGAGCACTGGGCGGACTGCCCGTCGCGGGGGTCGCCGTGCGAAGTTCGGCGAATGTGAGATCCGGTGCCGTGAGCCGGAACTCCACGATGTTGCACGGCGTTCTCGTAGTAGTAGCCGCGCTGCTGATGGTCCCGGTCCTCGACCTCATCCCACTCGCCTCGCTCGCCGCCCTGGTGATGGCCGTCGGCATCCAGATGGTGTCCCTGCACCACATCCGCGCGGTGACCCGCCACCGCGAAGTGCTGGTGTACGCCGCCACGACACTCGGCGTGGTCTTCCTGGGCGTCCTGGAGGGCGTGACGCTCGGCGTCGCCGTGGCCGTCGCCCTCGCCCTGCACCGCCTCGCCCGCACCCGAATCACGCACGAAGAGAAGGAAGGAGTCCATCACGTACATGTACGAGGACAGCTGACGTTCCTCGCGGTGCCACGGCTCAGCCGGACCCTGCATCTCGTACCCCAAGGCACCCACGCCGTCGTGGAGTTGGACGGTTCGTTCATGGACCACGCGGCGTACGAGTCACTGCAGGACTGGCAGAACGCACACACCGCGCAGGGCGGCACGGCGGAACTGACCGGCCGCCGCACCGGGCTCCGGACCGCCGAGCCGACGGCGTCCGCCGGATGCCGCTGCCGGCCCTGGACGCCCTGGCGCAACCACCAGTGCGACATGCCGTCCGGCGGTGGGCCGAGCGGCGGTGCGGGCAGACGGCCGGACACCGACGGGACCGACCGCCCGGAGGGGCCGGCCCAACCCCGCGACGACACCGACGCCGAGGCCACCTTCGGCGACGGCTCCGGCTCCGGTTCCGTTACCTCCACCTCCGTTTCCGGCGCCTCCACCTCGGCTTCCGGATCCGCCTCCAACACCGGCTCCGACGTCACGTCCAGCGCGCATGAACTCGCCCGCGGTATCAGCGCGTTCCAGCGCAACACCGCCCCGCTGGTGCGGCACGAGCTGGCGCGGCTGGCGCGGGAGGGGCAGCGGCCGTCCCAGCTCTTCCTCGCCTGCGCCGACTCCCGGCTCGTGACATCGATGATCACCTCCAGTGGTCCCGGCGACCTCTTCGTCGTCCGCAATGTAGGCAACCTGGTGCCGCTGCCGGGCGAGGAGAGCGGCGACGACTCCGTGGGGGCCGCGATCGAGTACGCGGTGGACGTGCTGAACGTGCGCTCCATCACGGTGTGCGGGCACTCCGGGTGCGGGGCCATGCAGGCGTTGCTGAACTCCGAGCCCGGGGGCGAGCCGACCCCCCTCAAGCGGTGGCTGCGGCACGGCCTGCCGAGCCTGGAACGGCTGGCGGACGACAGCCGGCCGCCCTGGGCACGGCTGGCCGGGCGAGCGGCGGCCGACGCGGTGGAACAGCTCTGCCTGACCAACGTGGTCCAGCAGTTGGAGCATCTGCGCGCACACGACTCGGTGGCGCGGGCGCTGGCCGACGGTGCGCTGGAGCTGCACGGGATGTACTTCCACGTGGGCGAGGCGCAGGCGTATCTGCTCGGCGGCGCGGTCGGCGACGAGGCGGTGTTCGAGCACGTGACGGGGGCGGAGGAGCTGCCCAGCCCTGCGTGA